The following proteins are encoded in a genomic region of Moorena sp. SIOASIH:
- a CDS encoding metalloregulator ArsR/SmtB family transcription factor has translation MADSSSLNKPTVHSSDAPSCDESLVHLDNVWQLQSKVLATEKAQQMAEFFSVLSDPHRLKLLSALAQQELCVCDLAAIVKMGESAVSHQLRVLRSQKLVKYRRQGRNVYYSLADEHIVTFYREVAQHLDQG, from the coding sequence ATGGCTGATTCTAGTTCCTTAAATAAACCAACTGTCCACTCTTCTGATGCTCCAAGCTGTGATGAGTCCCTAGTTCATCTAGATAATGTGTGGCAGTTGCAGAGTAAGGTTCTAGCAACAGAAAAAGCGCAACAGATGGCAGAGTTTTTTAGCGTTCTTTCCGACCCTCATCGGCTAAAGTTGCTTTCAGCCCTGGCACAGCAAGAGCTTTGTGTCTGCGACTTAGCAGCGATAGTAAAAATGGGGGAATCGGCAGTATCTCATCAGTTAAGAGTTTTGCGATCGCAAAAACTAGTAAAATATCGCCGTCAAGGTCGCAACGTTTACTACAGCCTTGCCGATGAACATATTGTGACTTTTTATAGAGAAGTAGCTCAACACCTTGATCAAGGTTGA
- a CDS encoding heavy metal translocating P-type ATPase translates to MAEHHHHQDCCNSGHCIEAVAEVTTHDDCCGNSQGKEVTTHDDCCGNSQGKNEFNLWRELRAVAIATPLLLIGLIFQDSLHQTPFGIAEYAILIPAYLLCGWGVLTTAGRNILRGRIFDENFLMTIATIGAIAIHELPEAVGVMLFYQLGELVQGSAVGRSRRSIRALLEVRPDTANLLVDGEIKTVSPDQVAVGEMIRVRPGEKVPLDGEIIQGSSQLDTSALTGESVPRTVVTGDLVLAGMINQSGGLTIRVTKPFDESSIARILDLVENARSKKADTEKFITRFTRYYTPVVVFLSLAVALLPPLLISGASPSTWTYRALVLLVISCPCGLVISIPLGYFGGIGGAAKRGILIKGSTFLDALTQVKTVVFDKTGTLTKGNFRVTDIITHNGLSQEQLLELAAHVESGSNHPVAQSIRQAHGKPIDSSKVENYQEIAGQGILAQIDGKVVIAGNDRLLHREGISHHVCVADSTVAHLAVDGEYSGRILIADELKEDAINAIQALHQQQIKTVMLTGDSQTIANTIARRLGIDDFQAELLPEEKLNALEKILTAVNQTNHKTAFVGDGINDAPVIARADVGIAMGGLGSDAAIETADVVIMTDAPSKVAEAIAIARRTLRIVWQNIIIALGVKVVFIALGAMGVATLWEAVFADMGVALLAILNASRVLQIREQGAGSREQAIGNRQ, encoded by the coding sequence ATGGCAGAACACCATCATCATCAAGACTGCTGCAACTCTGGGCATTGCATTGAAGCCGTTGCTGAGGTAACAACCCATGATGACTGCTGCGGGAACAGTCAAGGAAAGGAGGTGACAACCCATGATGACTGCTGCGGGAACAGTCAAGGAAAGAATGAATTTAACTTGTGGCGCGAGTTAAGAGCGGTCGCGATCGCTACTCCTCTTTTGTTAATCGGACTGATTTTTCAAGATAGTTTACATCAGACTCCTTTTGGCATAGCTGAATATGCCATCTTGATTCCTGCTTACTTACTCTGTGGTTGGGGAGTGCTAACCACTGCGGGGCGAAATATCCTGCGGGGTCGGATTTTTGACGAAAACTTTTTGATGACCATTGCCACCATAGGCGCGATCGCTATTCACGAACTACCGGAAGCAGTGGGCGTGATGTTGTTTTACCAGCTGGGGGAATTGGTACAGGGGTCTGCGGTGGGGCGATCGCGTCGTTCGATTCGAGCCTTGCTAGAAGTGCGTCCCGATACTGCTAATCTGCTAGTTGACGGCGAGATAAAAACCGTTTCCCCTGATCAAGTTGCTGTTGGGGAAATGATTCGGGTACGCCCTGGGGAGAAAGTTCCCCTGGACGGTGAGATTATTCAGGGAAGTTCCCAACTGGATACGTCTGCCCTCACAGGAGAATCAGTGCCCCGTACCGTTGTAACAGGAGATCTGGTGTTAGCAGGGATGATTAACCAGTCTGGAGGGCTAACCATTCGCGTTACTAAGCCCTTTGACGAGTCTTCCATTGCCAGAATTTTGGACTTGGTGGAAAACGCCAGAAGCAAAAAAGCCGACACGGAAAAGTTTATTACTCGCTTTACCCGCTACTATACACCCGTTGTAGTTTTTCTTTCCCTAGCAGTTGCCCTGTTACCACCTTTGCTAATTTCGGGAGCAAGCCCAAGCACCTGGACTTATCGAGCCTTGGTGCTGTTGGTGATTTCCTGTCCCTGTGGATTGGTCATTAGTATTCCTCTCGGCTATTTTGGCGGTATTGGAGGGGCAGCCAAGCGCGGTATTTTGATTAAAGGTTCTACGTTTTTAGATGCCTTAACTCAGGTGAAAACCGTCGTCTTTGATAAAACTGGCACCCTTACTAAAGGAAACTTTCGAGTCACCGATATTATTACCCATAATGGTTTGAGTCAAGAGCAATTACTAGAATTAGCTGCTCATGTAGAATCTGGGTCAAATCATCCCGTCGCCCAATCGATTCGACAAGCTCATGGCAAACCGATTGACAGTTCTAAGGTTGAAAATTATCAAGAAATTGCGGGACAGGGTATTCTCGCCCAAATTGATGGAAAAGTTGTCATCGCAGGAAACGATCGCTTACTCCATCGAGAGGGGATTTCCCATCATGTCTGTGTGGCTGATAGTACGGTAGCTCACTTAGCTGTGGATGGTGAATACAGTGGGCGTATCTTAATTGCCGATGAACTCAAAGAAGATGCCATCAATGCCATCCAAGCACTGCACCAACAGCAGATTAAAACTGTGATGCTGACAGGAGACAGTCAAACCATAGCTAATACTATCGCTCGAAGGCTAGGGATAGATGATTTTCAAGCCGAACTTTTACCAGAGGAGAAGCTGAATGCTTTAGAGAAGATCCTCACAGCAGTAAACCAAACTAACCATAAAACCGCATTTGTGGGAGATGGCATCAACGACGCACCAGTAATTGCTCGTGCTGATGTGGGCATAGCTATGGGGGGATTAGGCTCAGATGCTGCTATCGAAACCGCCGACGTGGTAATTATGACCGATGCTCCCTCTAAAGTAGCAGAAGCGATCGCCATCGCCCGCCGAACCCTCCGTATTGTTTGGCAAAATATTATTATTGCTTTGGGAGTGAAAGTCGTCTTTATTGCCCTGGGTGCGATGGGGGTAGCAACTCTCTGGGAAGCTGTATTTGCCGATATGGGAGTGGCTCTGTTGGCGATTCTTAATGCTAGTCGAGTATTGCAGATAAGGGAGCAGGGAGCAGGGAGCAGGGAACAGGCAATAGGCAATAGGCAATAG
- a CDS encoding DUF104 domain-containing protein — protein sequence MVQILKAIYHSGTFILQTACDLPEGVEVELLVKSPKVIPPQITDIEARQDFLKLLVERMQQNPIPSDSPKFTRDVLHEHS from the coding sequence ATGGTCCAAATCTTGAAAGCGATTTACCATAGTGGCACATTTATCCTTCAAACAGCCTGTGATTTACCTGAAGGTGTTGAAGTTGAGCTTTTGGTTAAATCACCTAAAGTGATTCCTCCCCAGATTACCGATATTGAGGCTAGACAAGATTTTTTAAAGTTACTTGTTGAGCGAATGCAACAAAACCCTATTCCTTCTGATTCTCCTAAGTTTACACGAGATGTATTGCATGAACATAGTTAA